In one Sporomusa sphaeroides DSM 2875 genomic region, the following are encoded:
- the scfA gene encoding six-cysteine ranthipeptide SCIFF gives MKKHVVTINKASLAQTVHTGGCGECQASCQSACKTSCTVGNQVCQK, from the coding sequence ATGAAAAAACATGTTGTGACAATTAATAAAGCATCACTTGCCCAAACTGTACATACCGGCGGCTGCGGGGAATGTCAGGCTTCCTGCCAGTCGGCCTGCAAGACTTCCTGTACTGTTGGCAATCAGGTCTGTCAGAAGTAG
- the scfB gene encoding thioether cross-link-forming SCIFF peptide maturase — MQVHKFQLNGLYIVLDINSGAVHVVDKMTFDIMDFFTGANDEEVIAALKTAYAVENLREALEELKELVSAGQLLAPELTVPLTFSEKPLVKSLCLHVAHDCNLRCGYCFAGTGDFGHSRGLMPKEIGERAVDFIIENSGQRRNCELDFFGGEPLLNMDTVRHVVSYVRKREGETGKVFKLTLTTNAVLLTDDIINYLNDNNISLVLSLDGRQEVHDRMRPAANGKGSYEKAARLSKQVVDAREGQNYYLRGTFTAYNLDFAADVLAMADAGFAQLSVEPVVAKDADYALTEAHLPELFQQYEILAEEYLARKLAGKGFEFFHFNLDLSNGPCVAKRLSGCGAGHEYFAVTPEGDLYPCHQFVGRDEYKLGSIYEGVTNTAMPVQFRQAHVLNKPACRECWARFYCSGGCHANADLFHNDLHQPYELGCELQKKRLECAIMIQAKLAIAGQE; from the coding sequence ATGCAAGTTCATAAGTTTCAGTTAAACGGATTATATATTGTACTGGATATCAATAGCGGCGCCGTACATGTTGTGGACAAGATGACCTTTGATATCATGGATTTTTTTACCGGCGCCAATGATGAGGAAGTTATTGCCGCACTTAAAACTGCCTATGCTGTCGAAAATTTGCGTGAGGCGCTGGAAGAGCTTAAAGAACTTGTCAGTGCCGGGCAGCTGTTAGCCCCTGAACTGACTGTGCCGCTTACCTTCAGTGAGAAGCCGCTGGTTAAGTCGCTTTGCCTGCATGTGGCGCATGATTGTAACCTGCGCTGCGGCTATTGCTTTGCCGGGACAGGTGATTTCGGCCACAGCCGTGGTCTGATGCCTAAAGAAATTGGCGAGCGGGCCGTTGATTTTATTATTGAAAATAGTGGGCAGCGCCGCAATTGTGAATTGGACTTTTTTGGCGGCGAACCGCTCTTAAATATGGATACCGTGCGTCATGTTGTCAGCTATGTGAGAAAACGCGAAGGCGAGACAGGCAAGGTGTTTAAACTGACACTGACCACCAATGCCGTACTGCTCACAGATGACATCATTAATTATCTGAATGACAATAACATCAGCCTGGTGCTTAGCCTGGACGGACGGCAGGAGGTTCATGACCGCATGCGTCCTGCCGCTAACGGCAAAGGCAGCTATGAGAAGGCTGCCCGGTTGTCCAAACAGGTAGTGGATGCGCGCGAGGGCCAGAATTATTATCTGCGTGGCACCTTTACGGCCTATAACCTTGATTTTGCCGCCGATGTGCTGGCAATGGCCGATGCGGGCTTTGCCCAATTATCGGTGGAGCCGGTAGTGGCTAAAGATGCGGACTATGCTTTGACTGAAGCTCACCTGCCGGAACTGTTTCAACAATATGAAATTCTGGCAGAAGAGTATCTGGCCCGCAAGCTGGCCGGCAAAGGCTTTGAGTTTTTTCACTTTAATCTTGATTTAAGCAACGGCCCCTGTGTTGCCAAACGCCTGAGCGGCTGTGGCGCCGGACATGAGTATTTTGCCGTAACGCCGGAAGGGGATTTGTATCCCTGCCATCAGTTTGTCGGCCGTGACGAATACAAATTAGGCAGCATTTATGAAGGCGTGACCAACACCGCCATGCCGGTGCAATTCCGTCAGGCGCATGTGCTGAATAAGCCGGCCTGCCGCGAATGCTGGGCCAGATTCTACTGCAGCGGCGGTTGCCATGCCAATGCTGATTTGTTCCATAATGACCTGCATCAGCCCTATGAGCTGGGCTGTGAACTCCAGAAAAAGCGTCTGGAATGTGCCATTATGATCCAGGCCAAGCTGGCGATCGCAGGCCAGGAGTAA
- a CDS encoding copper amine oxidase has product MLKWLRQASVAVAVTIAVCVISSPQLVLAKSGVLSPADLERPSELPAAVTEQSGKLLLSDSPEMVPDDGIMYQDTVSGDIRLFFHHVNATMEPKKIVVLLVNDTTEAADVIVSRHGLGGPDVDYLAVGKIAQMEYLNQEEVELIHVPANGTAHLVSVLRDTVVLPNELVNGIYDFRTKIPLKVVVMMLPVEAEAAEFAATAAVLPADSQRLRGTFHGSDRLIVPSKVYNAKKDGIIAITLADHKRDMYVSGIDATDGSETLNYGNYGVVYKVFLPTAFEQKYAVYLNPRGGEYAGGIKVKYRHQHENTIGTPADKLFFGTKTVTDAAHLGNYEGGQSLWLTFSPPGASNLPVKIILAPAGKTE; this is encoded by the coding sequence TTGTTAAAATGGTTACGCCAGGCAAGTGTGGCAGTTGCTGTCACGATTGCTGTATGCGTTATTTCTTCTCCCCAGCTGGTGCTGGCCAAATCCGGTGTTCTGTCTCCCGCTGATTTGGAAAGGCCGTCCGAGCTGCCTGCCGCTGTGACAGAGCAAAGCGGCAAGCTGCTGTTGTCAGACAGCCCTGAGATGGTACCTGATGACGGTATTATGTATCAGGATACGGTAAGTGGAGATATCCGGCTATTTTTCCATCATGTTAATGCAACTATGGAACCGAAGAAAATTGTGGTGCTGCTGGTTAACGACACCACTGAGGCTGCCGATGTGATTGTCAGCAGGCATGGGCTTGGCGGTCCGGATGTGGATTATCTGGCAGTAGGTAAAATTGCGCAAATGGAGTATCTGAATCAAGAGGAAGTCGAACTGATACATGTGCCGGCAAATGGCACGGCCCATCTGGTATCAGTCTTAAGAGATACTGTTGTTTTACCCAATGAGCTGGTTAACGGCATCTACGATTTTAGAACCAAAATTCCGCTTAAAGTTGTTGTCATGATGCTGCCTGTCGAGGCGGAAGCGGCTGAATTTGCCGCCACTGCGGCGGTATTGCCTGCCGATAGTCAGCGGCTGCGGGGAACCTTTCACGGCAGTGACCGCCTGATTGTTCCCAGTAAGGTGTATAATGCCAAGAAAGACGGCATTATTGCGATTACCCTGGCTGATCATAAGCGGGATATGTATGTGTCCGGTATTGATGCTACTGATGGTTCGGAGACGCTTAACTACGGGAATTATGGTGTTGTGTACAAAGTATTTCTGCCGACAGCTTTTGAACAAAAATATGCTGTCTACTTAAATCCCCGGGGTGGGGAATATGCCGGTGGGATAAAAGTAAAATATCGCCACCAACACGAAAATACCATCGGCACTCCGGCAGACAAATTATTTTTTGGCACTAAAACGGTAACCGATGCGGCTCACCTTGGCAACTATGAGGGCGGCCAGTCGCTGTGGCTGACCTTTTCACCACCAGGTGCTTCTAACCTGCCGGTAAAAATTATTTTGGCTCCGGCCGGTAAAACGGAATAA
- a CDS encoding gluconeogenesis factor YvcK family protein, whose translation MHFLKWLYPGMKFKRWLLLFSAGVIFVSIGLAIVFNYKYIGVVEEAIFRLFYLTTGSYYYAVTTIAGSAIVVLGLATMLAATRQIIKSVISVLVPEGSDKLVEIIFEKRKLNRGPAIAVIGGGTGLSVLLRGIKSITSNLTAIVTVADDGGSSGRLREDLGIIPPGDLRNCLVALADTEPLMEKLFQHRFGGHGELAGHSFGNLFIAAMAEIVGDVELALKESSKVLAVRGQVLPSSTERVLLAAEMTDGTLVEGESKISLAGKTIKQVFIKPADVAPVKGAVEAIHEADACILGPGSLYTSIIPNLLVQGIAEALRESDAVKIYICNVMTQPGETDGYTACDHIKAIIDHAGPGCIDIAVINVQEVAPELRELYAEQGAQPVVPDVEAIEALGIKVVKANLISETNLVRHDPGRLSRTIMSMVYDLKINSDRMRLLDYYIMSESIKKLKD comes from the coding sequence GTGCATTTTTTAAAGTGGTTGTATCCTGGTATGAAGTTCAAGCGTTGGCTGCTCCTGTTTTCGGCAGGTGTTATCTTTGTCAGCATTGGCTTGGCCATTGTTTTTAACTATAAATATATCGGAGTGGTGGAAGAAGCCATCTTCCGCCTGTTTTATCTGACAACAGGCAGCTATTACTATGCTGTCACTACCATTGCCGGCAGCGCGATTGTTGTCCTGGGGCTGGCAACCATGCTGGCGGCAACCCGGCAGATTATTAAGTCTGTCATTAGTGTGCTGGTGCCGGAAGGCTCTGACAAGCTGGTTGAGATTATTTTTGAAAAACGCAAACTCAACCGGGGACCGGCAATTGCCGTAATTGGCGGCGGTACCGGCCTGTCGGTGCTGCTGCGCGGCATCAAGAGCATTACCAGTAATTTGACTGCCATTGTAACGGTGGCCGACGACGGCGGTTCGTCCGGACGCTTGCGGGAAGACCTGGGGATTATTCCTCCCGGTGATTTGCGCAATTGCCTGGTAGCGCTGGCCGATACCGAGCCGCTGATGGAAAAATTATTTCAACACCGGTTTGGCGGCCATGGTGAATTGGCCGGTCATAGCTTCGGCAACCTGTTTATTGCCGCTATGGCCGAGATTGTCGGTGATGTTGAGCTGGCGCTCAAGGAATCCAGCAAAGTACTGGCCGTACGGGGGCAGGTACTGCCTTCCTCTACCGAAAGGGTGCTGCTGGCAGCTGAAATGACAGACGGAACGCTGGTGGAGGGCGAATCGAAAATTTCGCTGGCAGGCAAAACAATTAAACAGGTATTTATCAAACCCGCTGATGTCGCGCCGGTAAAAGGGGCGGTAGAGGCCATTCATGAGGCTGATGCCTGCATTTTAGGGCCGGGAAGCCTGTATACCAGCATCATTCCCAATCTACTGGTCCAAGGCATCGCAGAAGCTTTACGGGAGAGCGATGCCGTTAAAATTTATATTTGCAACGTAATGACCCAGCCGGGGGAAACTGACGGCTATACCGCCTGTGACCACATTAAGGCCATCATCGACCATGCCGGTCCCGGCTGTATTGATATTGCCGTCATCAATGTGCAGGAAGTGGCACCCGAACTGCGTGAACTCTATGCAGAGCAGGGAGCGCAGCCGGTGGTGCCTGATGTGGAAGCCATTGAGGCCCTGGGGATTAAGGTGGTCAAAGCCAACCTTATCAGTGAGACTAATTTAGTACGGCATGATCCGGGGAGATTGTCGCGCACCATTATGTCAATGGTGTATGATTTGAAAATTAATTCAGACCGGATGCGGCTCCTGGATTACTACATCATGTCGGAAAGTATAAAAAAACTAAAAGATTAA
- a CDS encoding polysaccharide deacetylase family protein, with translation MIRILQSAAAVILLISVWLLAPGTGVPILAYHQVSSAAEIYSIDPADFEQQMQYLASHGYTAVSLSELFAAREGTGRLPEKPVIITFDDGYADNYLTALPIMEKYRMKSTVFIITGQVGQPAYLTWEQIRDMQARTTEIASHTHSHVALNQIDQAVVAEELRRSKQLLEEHLPQPVEFLAYPFGQYNRQTMAAVQQAGYRGACTGLPGLGTTAGDAYQLKRVNVPRPKYGLWEFRLRLLRAQLYAKLSRQ, from the coding sequence ATGATCAGAATTCTGCAAAGTGCTGCTGCCGTTATTTTACTGATAAGCGTTTGGCTGCTGGCACCTGGCACCGGTGTTCCTATTTTGGCCTATCATCAGGTTAGCAGTGCAGCTGAAATATATAGTATTGATCCGGCAGATTTTGAACAACAAATGCAGTATTTGGCCAGCCACGGCTATACGGCTGTCTCGTTGTCCGAACTTTTTGCCGCCAGGGAAGGGACCGGCCGGCTGCCGGAGAAACCGGTTATTATTACTTTTGACGACGGCTATGCCGATAATTATCTGACCGCATTGCCCATCATGGAAAAGTACCGGATGAAAAGCACGGTATTCATCATTACCGGCCAGGTGGGACAGCCGGCATATCTAACCTGGGAACAGATCCGGGATATGCAGGCCAGAACCACAGAAATTGCCTCCCATACTCACAGTCATGTGGCGTTAAATCAAATCGACCAGGCTGTGGTGGCGGAGGAGCTTAGACGTTCCAAACAACTATTGGAAGAGCATTTGCCGCAGCCGGTGGAATTTCTGGCCTATCCTTTTGGCCAGTATAATCGGCAAACCATGGCTGCCGTGCAGCAAGCCGGTTATCGCGGCGCTTGTACCGGGCTGCCCGGTCTGGGCACAACAGCCGGCGATGCTTATCAACTTAAACGGGTTAATGTGCCGCGACCCAAGTACGGTTTATGGGAGTTTCGCCTTAGACTGCTCCGGGCCCAGCTATATGCCAAGCTTTCCCGGCAGTGA
- the whiA gene encoding DNA-binding protein WhiA has protein sequence MSFSADVKNELARIAEENSCCCGAELAALIRMGGAMAIGGNANLGINFSSENAAVTRKVLSLIKQYANIKTEVMVTRGRRLKKNNTYHVRVVPSPGVNKLLASLGIMRGDALNVHSDGAILRKTCCRRAYLRGAFLGAGSVNRPEGSYHLELVTGNAELAKSLVRIMKSLGLPGRITDRKDDYIVYLKDGNAITAFLQIIGAHSALLQFENVRVVKDMRNQVNRLVNCETANLQKTVNAAVRQIESIHLIEQFMGLDKLPAPLKEVAEVRLAYPEATLTELAAIMEKRVGKSGINHRLRKLGEIAQALAANRSSQPELGSK, from the coding sequence TTGTCTTTTTCAGCAGATGTAAAAAATGAGTTGGCCCGCATAGCCGAAGAAAATAGCTGTTGCTGTGGCGCCGAACTGGCGGCATTAATCCGGATGGGGGGCGCGATGGCTATTGGCGGCAATGCCAACTTAGGAATTAATTTCAGCAGTGAGAATGCCGCTGTTACCCGCAAGGTACTCAGCCTGATCAAACAATATGCCAATATTAAAACCGAAGTGATGGTTACCCGGGGACGACGGCTTAAAAAGAATAATACCTACCATGTGCGGGTGGTGCCGTCACCGGGAGTGAATAAGCTGTTGGCATCACTGGGAATTATGCGCGGCGATGCCCTGAACGTTCACTCTGACGGCGCTATTTTGCGCAAAACCTGCTGTCGCCGGGCGTATCTGCGGGGAGCGTTCCTGGGGGCCGGTTCTGTTAACCGTCCGGAAGGCTCTTATCATCTGGAGCTGGTGACAGGCAACGCCGAACTGGCCAAGTCACTGGTCAGGATTATGAAATCGCTGGGCCTGCCTGGCCGGATTACCGACCGCAAGGATGATTATATTGTGTATTTGAAGGACGGTAACGCGATTACCGCTTTTCTCCAAATCATTGGTGCCCACAGTGCCCTCCTGCAATTTGAAAATGTGCGGGTAGTTAAAGATATGCGCAATCAGGTTAACCGCCTGGTTAACTGCGAGACAGCCAATCTGCAAAAAACGGTAAATGCCGCTGTGCGGCAGATTGAGAGCATTCACCTTATTGAACAGTTCATGGGGCTTGACAAGCTGCCGGCACCGCTTAAAGAAGTGGCTGAAGTCCGGCTGGCTTATCCGGAAGCCACCCTGACCGAGCTGGCAGCCATTATGGAGAAACGGGTTGGCAAATCGGGCATTAATCATCGTCTGCGCAAGCTGGGAGAGATTGCCCAGGCCCTGGCCGCCAATCGTTCATCTCAGCCTGAGTTGGGGAGCAAATGA